The genomic stretch TACTTCAGGTTCTACTGGTAAACCGAAAGGGGTGTATCATGCTCATCGTGCTATGATCCAACATTATGCTACAGGTAAATGGGTGCTGGATTTGCAAGAGGATGATGTGTATTGGTGTACTGCTGATCCCGGCTGGGTAACCGGAACAAGCTACGGTATTTTTGCACCCTGGCTGAATGGCGTAACGAATGTCATTGCTGGCGGACGTTTTACGCCGGAAGCTTGGTATAAGACAATTGAAAAGCACAAAGTAACCGTATGGTATACAGCGCCGACTGCATTGCGAAAGCTGGCTGCTGCAGGAGATGAGGTAGCGCATTCCTTTGACTTGTCCTCACTTCGTCATGTCCTCAGCGTTGGGGAACCTCTAAACCCGGAAATTATCTATTGGGCCGAAGAAGTGTACGGAAAACGAATCCACGATACGTGGTGGATGACTGAGACCGGCGCAATGCTAATCGTCAATCATCCAACGCTGCCGATTAAACCGGGTGCCATGGGAAAACCAATTCCGGGTGTTGAAGCTGCCATTATAGATGACGCAGGCAACATCCTGCCGCCGCATAAGAGCGGAAATTTAGCAGTGAAGGCTGGCTGGCCATCCATGATGAAGACCATCTGGGGCAATCAAGAGAAGTTTGACAGTTATTTTATCAATGGCTGGTATGTTTCCGGAGATAGCGCCAAGATGGATGACGACGGCTATTTCTGGTTCGAAGGGCGTTTGGATGATGTTATTAACACGTCGGGCAAACTCGTTGGCCCATTTGAGGTAGAAAGCAAACTGATTGAACATTCTGCTGTTACAGAAGCTGCAGTGATTGGAAAGCCCGATGAAGAACGTGGAGAAATTATCAAGGCATTTATCACACTGGATAAGGGGCATAAAGACTCCATTGAACTGCGTGAAGAAATTCGTCTGTTTATTAAGAAGGGTTTAAGTGCACATGCGGCTCCACGCGAAATCGAGATTGTCAGCTCCATTCCAAAGACAAGAAGCGGCAAGATTATGCGCCGCTTACTTCGTGCTA from Terribacillus sp. DMT04 encodes the following:
- the acsA gene encoding acetate--CoA ligase: MKMLAPLAGKHNVSDFETLCKSFEWSQMERNFSWFTTGKVNAAYEAVDRHAENPAKANQLALIYQDGDKEEKWTFTQLKERSNQAANMLTSLGVTKGDRVFLFMPRCPDFYASFFGILKTGAVAGPLFEAFMEQAVEDRLKDSGAKVLITTAELLPRVNRDNLPDLQEIIVLDCEPADDLYDYEKLMTAASTAFEPVWLDKEDGMLLHYTSGSTGKPKGVYHAHRAMIQHYATGKWVLDLQEDDVYWCTADPGWVTGTSYGIFAPWLNGVTNVIAGGRFTPEAWYKTIEKHKVTVWYTAPTALRKLAAAGDEVAHSFDLSSLRHVLSVGEPLNPEIIYWAEEVYGKRIHDTWWMTETGAMLIVNHPTLPIKPGAMGKPIPGVEAAIIDDAGNILPPHKSGNLAVKAGWPSMMKTIWGNQEKFDSYFINGWYVSGDSAKMDDDGYFWFEGRLDDVINTSGKLVGPFEVESKLIEHSAVTEAAVIGKPDEERGEIIKAFITLDKGHKDSIELREEIRLFIKKGLSAHAAPREIEIVSSIPKTRSGKIMRRLLRAKELGLPLGDTSTLEE